A single region of the Pseudomonas solani genome encodes:
- a CDS encoding IS110 family transposase, whose product MPSVIGVDIAKHTFDIATLQANGKYRTKAKLANSEAGFRTLQEWLNKHSEAGAWVVMEATGIHHEALAEWLLEQNYRVCVLNPAQIAHYARSQLQRVKTDKVDAKLIAEYGERHQDELRPWQPEPRAIRRLKALMRRLADLQEIQQMESNRLEVADTSVQESIRSVLRHIEQQIEETLKAINNHIDNDPDLRGKRDLLTSIDGIADKTAALILAELGDPHRFTSSRAITAFAGLNPRLQESGKYRGQTRISKMGSSRLRAGLYMPAVCALQHNGAIKAMRERLRAKGKTGMQIICAAMRKLLNIAYGVLKSGQPYDVKLALAH is encoded by the coding sequence ATGCCCAGTGTCATTGGTGTCGACATTGCGAAGCACACGTTTGATATCGCCACCCTGCAGGCGAACGGCAAGTACCGCACCAAGGCCAAGTTGGCCAACAGCGAGGCGGGCTTTCGCACGCTGCAGGAGTGGCTGAACAAGCACAGCGAGGCGGGTGCCTGGGTCGTGATGGAAGCCACCGGCATCCACCATGAAGCCCTGGCCGAATGGCTGCTGGAGCAGAACTATCGGGTCTGCGTCCTCAACCCAGCGCAAATCGCTCACTACGCCCGCAGTCAGCTGCAGCGCGTGAAAACTGACAAGGTCGACGCCAAGCTGATCGCCGAATACGGCGAGCGCCACCAAGATGAGCTACGGCCCTGGCAGCCTGAACCTCGCGCCATACGGCGCCTGAAAGCACTGATGCGGCGCCTGGCGGATCTGCAGGAAATCCAGCAGATGGAGAGCAATCGCCTGGAGGTGGCCGATACCAGCGTGCAGGAGTCGATCCGCTCAGTGTTGCGGCACATCGAGCAACAGATCGAGGAAACCCTCAAGGCCATCAACAACCACATCGACAATGACCCGGATCTGCGCGGCAAACGTGATCTGTTGACCAGCATCGATGGCATCGCGGACAAGACAGCCGCCCTGATCCTGGCGGAGCTGGGCGACCCTCATCGCTTCACCAGCAGCCGCGCGATTACCGCCTTTGCCGGGCTCAATCCGCGTTTGCAGGAGTCTGGTAAGTACCGGGGGCAGACCCGCATTTCCAAGATGGGCTCATCGCGGCTGCGTGCTGGGCTGTACATGCCTGCCGTTTGCGCCCTGCAGCACAACGGGGCGATCAAAGCGATGAGAGAACGCCTCAGAGCCAAGGGCAAGACCGGCATGCAGATCATCTGTGCAGCGATGCGTAAGCTGCTGAACATCGCTTATGGCGTCTTGAAATCGGGCCAGCCGTACGACGTAAAACTGGCCCTTGCTCACTAG
- a CDS encoding putative bifunctional diguanylate cyclase/phosphodiesterase — protein sequence MDVTPLPTNETERQNRVRALRPLENRQDEVFEKLVQMATEYFEVPIALISIIDDNRQWFCARVGLAVSETPRRDAFCAHAVMSEQLFQVGDARLDERFCDNPLVTGEPGIRFYASVPLLTEERLALGSFCIIDSEPRPPLSARDAAMLESLAELAMLRLRNIREATFIDQPTGLYNRLRLEEDVEGALRAGQRITVVAADMIAPAFLNDIVKVLGYPFSAALMLLIKTRLQQALPEGHLLYKISPTRFGFIIHGARREAVERLSHRLADVFSAPIECEGIPLQIRFGAGILDLDPQTDHRDWLRLLVSSADNARETGVRWRYYEAALDHAQQRAFILLSSLSRAVHAEDQLRLEYQPRVDLVSGRLVGVEGLLRWRHPQLGGISPAEFIPLAERTALIRPLSLWVAERAIVQAREWQRQGWGWKVSINVSASDMDDADFVDRIIELVRSHQIDGSCLELEFTESVLMKNPEEVRRNLFRLRDQGIELAIDDFGTGYSNWSYLRDLPASSVKLDQSFMRNVQTELRDQRVVGAVIQLARQLGYRVVAEGVETEELYRLMQWWGCDEVQGYYVARPMSPEQLEEWHRSRS from the coding sequence ATGGACGTAACCCCTCTCCCCACCAATGAAACCGAACGCCAGAACAGGGTCCGCGCGCTGCGGCCGCTGGAAAATCGACAGGACGAGGTCTTCGAGAAGCTGGTGCAGATGGCCACCGAATATTTCGAGGTGCCCATCGCGCTGATCTCGATCATCGATGACAACCGCCAGTGGTTCTGCGCCAGGGTGGGACTCGCCGTGAGCGAGACGCCCCGGCGTGACGCGTTCTGCGCCCACGCGGTGATGTCGGAGCAGTTGTTCCAGGTCGGCGATGCGCGCCTGGACGAGCGCTTTTGCGACAACCCGCTGGTCACCGGCGAGCCCGGCATCCGCTTCTACGCCAGCGTGCCGCTGCTCACCGAGGAGCGCCTGGCCCTGGGCAGCTTCTGCATCATCGACAGCGAGCCGCGCCCGCCGCTGTCGGCGCGCGATGCCGCCATGCTGGAGTCCCTCGCGGAACTGGCGATGCTGCGCCTGCGCAACATCCGCGAGGCCACCTTCATCGACCAGCCAACCGGCCTGTACAACCGCTTGCGCCTGGAGGAGGACGTGGAGGGCGCGCTGCGCGCCGGTCAGCGCATCACCGTGGTCGCGGCGGACATGATCGCCCCGGCCTTCCTCAACGACATCGTCAAGGTGCTCGGCTACCCCTTCTCGGCGGCGTTGATGCTGCTGATCAAGACCCGTCTGCAGCAGGCGCTGCCGGAGGGGCACCTGCTCTACAAGATCAGCCCCACGCGCTTTGGCTTCATCATCCACGGCGCCCGGCGCGAGGCCGTGGAAAGGCTCTCCCACCGCCTCGCCGACGTTTTCTCGGCGCCCATCGAGTGCGAGGGCATCCCGCTGCAGATCCGCTTCGGCGCCGGCATTCTCGATCTCGATCCGCAGACGGACCATCGCGACTGGCTGCGGTTGCTGGTCAGCTCCGCCGACAACGCCCGGGAAACCGGGGTGCGCTGGCGCTACTACGAGGCCGCGCTGGACCATGCCCAGCAGCGTGCCTTCATCCTCCTGTCGTCGTTGTCCAGGGCGGTGCACGCCGAGGACCAGCTGCGTCTGGAGTACCAGCCCCGTGTCGACCTGGTCAGCGGTCGCCTGGTCGGGGTCGAGGGGCTGCTGCGCTGGCGCCACCCGCAACTGGGAGGCATCAGCCCGGCGGAATTCATCCCTCTGGCCGAGCGCACCGCGCTGATCCGCCCGTTGAGCCTGTGGGTGGCCGAGCGGGCCATCGTGCAGGCCCGCGAATGGCAGCGGCAGGGCTGGGGCTGGAAGGTGTCGATCAACGTCTCGGCCAGCGACATGGACGATGCCGATTTCGTCGACCGCATCATCGAGCTGGTGCGCAGCCACCAGATCGACGGCTCATGCTTGGAGCTGGAGTTCACCGAAAGCGTGCTGATGAAGAACCCGGAGGAGGTGCGGCGCAACCTGTTCCGCCTGCGCGACCAGGGCATCGAGCTGGCCATCGACGACTTCGGCACCGGCTACAGCAACTGGTCCTACCTGCGCGACCTGCCCGCCAGTTCGGTGAAGCTGGACCAGTCGTTCATGCGCAACGTACAGACCGAGCTGCGCGACCAGCGGGTGGTGGGCGCGGTGATCCAACTCGCGCGGCAATTGGGCTATCGCGTGGTGGCCGAGGGCGTGGAGACCGAGGAGCTGTACCGCCTGATGCAGTGGTGGGGCTGCGACGAGGTGCAGGGCTACTACGTGGCCCGACCGATGTCACCGGAGCAGCTGGAGGAGTGGCACCGCTCGCGCAGCTGA
- the gbpA gene encoding N-acetylglucosamine-binding protein GbpA, which produces MSISKRTLRKLPLALAVGLATLASQQAFSHGYIESPKSRSLMCSMGGGNLNANCGSIQWEPQSVEYRPDAQNHFGGKWCGGTFRECGPADGTIAAGGHNSYSPLNEQTATRWHKTTIKPGLQDFRWKYTAGHATAYWQFYITKKDWNPNQPLTRASFEAAPLLHEDFATSGHAKPVSQGSSTHRLNIPADRSGYHVILATWRIGDTDATFYQAVDVNIDNDGAGNGGTTPPAPEWNQIGAVQPEPLSVGDTVTLRAFAKTGQLNSISLKIENANQAQANNWPFLLAQKVNAADLGYKLGELNTTGDVVPNYGRNGIHVKADSKVVRVEVQKDQPSVPGSLGLTGLQDSYQIKDGKADLHFNAIAQGGEYQVKATVLNAKGETVAHQEAAPGNIPHFHIPLLKAEAGKHDLVVVATPKKGELLQQTHSFSLIAEPGNGGENPGEGENPGNAKYDFVFPDGLADYKAGTTVLAKDGNVYECKPFPASGYCKQWTPGSNQFEPGKGSHSGMAWDRK; this is translated from the coding sequence ATGAGCATTTCCAAGCGCACCCTGCGCAAGCTGCCCCTGGCCCTCGCGGTCGGCCTCGCCACCCTGGCATCCCAGCAAGCCTTCTCCCATGGCTACATCGAGAGCCCGAAATCCCGCTCGCTGATGTGCAGCATGGGCGGCGGCAACCTCAACGCCAACTGCGGCTCCATCCAGTGGGAACCGCAAAGCGTGGAATACCGCCCTGACGCGCAGAACCACTTCGGCGGCAAATGGTGCGGCGGCACCTTCCGTGAATGCGGCCCGGCCGATGGCACCATCGCCGCCGGCGGCCACAACTCCTACAGCCCGCTGAACGAACAGACCGCCACCCGCTGGCACAAGACCACCATCAAGCCCGGCCTGCAGGACTTCCGCTGGAAGTACACCGCCGGCCACGCCACCGCCTACTGGCAGTTCTACATCACCAAGAAGGACTGGAACCCCAACCAGCCGCTGACCCGCGCCTCCTTCGAAGCCGCCCCGCTGCTGCACGAGGACTTCGCCACCAGCGGTCATGCCAAGCCGGTTTCCCAAGGCTCCAGCACCCACCGCCTGAACATCCCCGCTGACCGCAGCGGCTACCACGTGATCCTCGCCACCTGGCGCATCGGCGACACCGACGCCACCTTCTACCAGGCGGTCGACGTCAACATCGACAACGATGGCGCCGGCAACGGCGGCACCACCCCGCCGGCACCGGAATGGAACCAGATCGGCGCCGTGCAGCCCGAGCCCCTCAGCGTCGGCGACACCGTGACCCTGCGCGCCTTCGCCAAGACCGGCCAGCTCAACAGCATTTCGCTGAAGATCGAGAACGCCAACCAGGCCCAGGCCAACAACTGGCCCTTCCTGCTGGCGCAGAAGGTCAACGCCGCCGACCTCGGCTACAAGCTGGGCGAGCTGAACACCACCGGCGACGTCGTGCCCAACTACGGCCGTAACGGCATCCACGTGAAGGCCGACAGCAAGGTCGTGCGCGTCGAAGTGCAGAAAGACCAGCCGAGCGTACCGGGCTCCCTGGGCCTGACCGGCCTGCAGGACAGCTACCAGATCAAGGATGGCAAGGCCGACCTGCACTTCAACGCCATCGCCCAGGGTGGCGAGTATCAGGTCAAGGCCACGGTGCTCAACGCCAAGGGTGAGACCGTCGCCCACCAGGAAGCCGCACCGGGCAACATTCCGCACTTCCACATCCCGCTGCTGAAGGCCGAAGCCGGCAAGCACGACCTGGTGGTCGTGGCCACGCCGAAGAAGGGCGAGCTGCTGCAGCAGACCCACAGCTTCAGCCTGATCGCCGAACCGGGTAACGGTGGCGAGAACCCGGGCGAAGGCGAAAACCCGGGCAACGCCAAGTACGACTTCGTCTTCCCGGACGGCCTGGCCGACTACAAGGCCGGCACCACCGTGCTGGCCAAGGACGGCAACGTCTACGAGTGCAAGCCCTTCCCCGCCAGCGGCTACTGCAAGCAGTGGACCCCGGGTTCGAACCAGTTCGAGCCGGGCAAGGGTTCCCACTCCGGCATGGCCTGGGATCGCAAGTAA
- a CDS encoding type II secretion system protein N yields MTLIPTLPRALPPQALHGLAALLLCAWLAWLGLGSGDYHQALRAQADAPPTRPSLPTAMPAPSLDATTIALMFGAMPPQQDAHEEDPGMLLTLLASLRADHPEDSRALIASPGGSAFHRPGERLPGGALLRSVEADHVLILRNGREQRLGFARPAETLLVPLAAPAPSPETTP; encoded by the coding sequence ATGACGCTCATCCCCACCCTGCCGCGCGCGCTGCCGCCCCAAGCCCTGCATGGCCTGGCTGCGCTGCTGTTGTGCGCCTGGCTGGCCTGGCTGGGCCTGGGCAGCGGCGACTACCACCAGGCCCTGCGGGCCCAAGCCGACGCACCGCCGACCCGACCGTCGCTGCCGACGGCCATGCCAGCGCCGAGCCTGGATGCCACCACCATCGCCCTGATGTTCGGCGCCATGCCGCCGCAGCAGGACGCCCACGAGGAAGACCCCGGCATGCTCCTGACGCTGCTCGCCAGCCTGCGTGCCGACCACCCTGAAGATTCCCGCGCGCTGATCGCCTCCCCCGGCGGCAGCGCCTTCCACCGCCCCGGCGAGCGCCTGCCCGGTGGCGCCCTGCTGCGCAGCGTGGAGGCCGACCACGTGCTCATCCTGCGCAATGGCCGCGAACAGCGCCTGGGCTTCGCCCGCCCCGCCGAAACCCTGCTGGTGCCCCTGGCCGCGCCAGCGCCCTCGCCCGAGACGACGCCATGA
- the gspD gene encoding type II secretion system secretin GspD: MNLTRTTRALLMLGTLLCPLAAYAAKDEQRQWTLNMKDADLRDLVSEVGAITGKTMVLDPRMSGKVTVQSAAAMDQAGIYALFLSVLRSQGFAALDQGNRVLIVPVADAKTRASEHDGSAGEAVVTQVLPLHNASAAEVAAVVRPLVATDAYIAPSTTANALVVTDSASNVERIRQVVRELDDSGQRAFSTLSLKHAWASDLASTLSESVNQANGGAPGAKAVADARSNRLILIGPEPARAQMARLARALDTPGDASDGTRVVRLHHSDAKRLAELLSGIGKRLEVGRGGKDGQAGSILISADESQNALVLMAEPAQLAMLDGIIAQLDRPRAQVLVEAAIVEVSGDINEALGVQWAGRGGDIAGAVQFGGNGIAIGSVINALEDGKRPTLPDGTLIGIGSRNFGALISALSSDSNNNLLSTPSLLTLDNEAAEILVGQNVPFQTGSYTTDSAGASNPFTTVERRDIGITLKVTPHINDGDTLRLKVEQESSELAAAPAGISTSDVITNKRAVKSTILADDGQIIVIGGLIKDNVKTQVSKVPLLGDIPLLGALFRSSKDVVEKTNLMVFLRPTLLRSSEAAERLGQRKYEDLRQLRSNDPAANRLLLPSAPRQLFDPTAEPAVDLRDGARR; this comes from the coding sequence ATGAACCTCACCCGCACCACCCGCGCCCTGCTGATGCTCGGCACCCTGCTCTGCCCCCTCGCCGCATACGCTGCCAAGGACGAGCAGCGCCAGTGGACCCTCAACATGAAGGACGCCGACCTGCGCGACCTGGTCAGCGAAGTCGGTGCGATCACCGGCAAGACCATGGTCCTGGACCCACGCATGAGCGGCAAGGTCACCGTGCAATCGGCCGCCGCCATGGACCAGGCCGGCATCTATGCGCTGTTCCTCAGCGTGCTGCGCAGCCAGGGCTTCGCCGCGCTGGATCAGGGCAACCGCGTGCTCATCGTGCCGGTGGCCGACGCCAAGACCCGCGCCAGCGAACACGACGGCAGCGCCGGTGAAGCCGTGGTCACCCAGGTACTGCCGCTGCACAACGCCAGCGCCGCCGAAGTGGCCGCCGTGGTGCGTCCGCTGGTGGCCACCGACGCCTATATCGCGCCCTCCACCACCGCCAACGCCCTGGTGGTGACCGACAGCGCCAGCAACGTCGAGCGCATCCGCCAGGTGGTCCGCGAACTGGACGACTCCGGCCAGCGTGCCTTCAGCACCCTGAGCCTGAAGCACGCCTGGGCCAGCGACCTGGCCAGCACCCTGAGCGAGAGCGTCAACCAGGCCAATGGCGGCGCACCGGGCGCCAAGGCGGTGGCCGATGCCCGCAGCAACCGCCTGATCCTCATCGGCCCGGAGCCGGCCCGCGCGCAGATGGCGCGCCTGGCCCGCGCCCTGGACACGCCCGGTGACGCCAGCGACGGCACCCGCGTGGTCCGCCTGCACCACAGCGACGCCAAGCGCCTGGCCGAGTTGCTCAGCGGCATCGGCAAGCGCCTGGAAGTGGGGCGTGGCGGCAAGGACGGCCAGGCCGGCTCCATTCTCATCAGTGCCGACGAGAGCCAGAACGCCCTGGTGCTGATGGCCGAGCCGGCGCAACTGGCGATGCTCGACGGCATCATCGCCCAGCTCGACCGCCCCCGCGCCCAGGTGCTGGTGGAGGCGGCGATCGTCGAAGTCAGCGGCGACATCAACGAAGCCCTCGGCGTGCAGTGGGCCGGTCGCGGCGGCGATATCGCCGGCGCCGTGCAGTTCGGCGGCAACGGCATCGCCATCGGCTCGGTGATCAACGCCCTGGAGGACGGCAAGCGCCCGACGCTGCCGGACGGCACCCTGATCGGCATCGGCAGCCGCAACTTCGGTGCGCTGATCAGCGCCCTGTCCAGCGACTCCAACAACAACCTGCTCTCCACCCCCAGCCTGCTGACCCTGGACAACGAGGCGGCGGAAATCCTCGTCGGCCAGAACGTGCCCTTCCAGACCGGCTCCTACACCACCGACAGCGCCGGCGCCTCCAACCCCTTCACCACGGTGGAGCGCCGCGACATCGGCATCACCCTCAAGGTCACCCCGCACATCAACGACGGCGACACCCTGCGGCTCAAGGTCGAGCAGGAAAGCTCGGAGCTGGCGGCCGCGCCGGCGGGCATCTCCACCAGCGACGTGATCACCAACAAACGCGCGGTGAAGAGCACCATCCTCGCCGACGACGGGCAAATCATCGTCATCGGCGGGCTGATCAAGGACAACGTCAAGACCCAGGTCAGCAAGGTGCCGCTGCTGGGCGACATCCCGCTGCTGGGCGCACTGTTCCGCTCCAGCAAGGACGTGGTGGAGAAGACCAACCTGATGGTGTTCCTGCGCCCCACCCTGTTGCGCAGCAGCGAAGCCGCCGAACGCCTCGGCCAGCGCAAGTACGAAGACCTGCGCCAGTTGCGCAGCAACGACCCGGCGGCCAACCGCCTGCTGCTGCCCAGCGCGCCGCGCCAGCTGTTCGACCCCACCGCCGAGCCGGCCGTCGACCTGCGCGACGGGGCGCGCCGATGA
- the gspE gene encoding type II secretion system ATPase GspE has translation MSAVARLPFSYARRHGVLLDDGELLCRADTHLAILTEVRRLHGEPARCRVLGQDAFAERLALHYRDGQGDAQQVAAGLGEQMAGDDDLASLAEHLPQTTDLMDQEDDAPIIRLINAILGEAVKAHASDIHLETFEQHLSVRMRVDGLLREILRPRRELAGLLVSRIKVMARLDIAEKRIPQDGRIALRIAGHEVDVRVSTLPSAHGERVVMRLLDKQAGRLDLARLGMDAATRTRLEGALARPHGILLVTGPTGSGKTTTLYAGLSSLNSESRNILTIEDPVEYHLPGIGQTQVNTKVDMTFARGLRAILRQDPDVVMVGEIRDRETAEIAVQASLTGHLVISTLHTNSAVGAVTRLVDMGVEPFLLCTSLLGVLAQRLVRVLCPHCKVETRADAAACAQLGLAPDAAPRLWQPSGCPACQHSGYRGRQGLYELVLLDETLRQLIHQGSGEADLARHARQHGPSLFADGRDKVLAGVTSLEELLRVTRED, from the coding sequence ATGAGCGCCGTGGCCCGCCTGCCCTTCAGCTACGCCCGGCGCCACGGGGTGCTGCTGGACGATGGCGAACTGCTGTGCCGCGCCGACACGCACCTGGCCATCCTCACCGAGGTGCGCCGCCTGCACGGCGAGCCGGCGCGCTGCCGGGTGCTCGGCCAGGACGCCTTCGCCGAACGCCTGGCCCTGCACTATCGGGACGGCCAGGGCGACGCCCAGCAGGTGGCCGCCGGCCTGGGCGAGCAGATGGCCGGCGACGACGACCTCGCCAGCCTGGCCGAGCACCTGCCGCAGACCACCGACCTGATGGACCAGGAAGACGACGCGCCGATCATCCGCCTGATCAACGCCATCCTCGGCGAGGCGGTGAAGGCCCATGCCTCGGACATCCACCTGGAGACCTTCGAGCAGCACCTTTCGGTGCGCATGCGCGTGGACGGCCTGCTGCGCGAGATCCTCCGGCCGCGTCGCGAACTGGCGGGCCTGCTGGTGTCGCGGATCAAGGTCATGGCGCGGCTGGACATCGCCGAGAAGCGCATCCCCCAGGACGGCCGCATCGCCCTGCGCATCGCCGGCCACGAGGTCGACGTGCGCGTCTCCACCCTGCCCTCGGCCCATGGCGAGCGGGTGGTGATGCGCCTGCTGGACAAACAGGCCGGGCGCCTCGACCTCGCCCGCCTGGGCATGGACGCCGCCACCCGCACGCGCCTCGAAGGCGCCCTGGCGCGGCCCCACGGCATCCTCCTGGTCACCGGCCCCACCGGCTCGGGCAAGACCACCACGCTGTACGCCGGGCTCTCCAGCCTCAACAGCGAGTCGCGCAATATCCTCACCATCGAAGACCCGGTGGAATACCACCTGCCCGGCATCGGCCAGACCCAGGTCAACACCAAGGTCGACATGACCTTCGCCCGGGGCCTGCGCGCCATCCTCCGCCAGGACCCGGACGTGGTGATGGTGGGCGAAATCCGCGACCGCGAAACCGCCGAGATCGCCGTGCAGGCTTCCCTCACCGGGCACCTTGTGATCTCCACCCTGCACACCAACAGCGCCGTGGGTGCGGTCACCCGCCTGGTGGACATGGGCGTCGAACCCTTCCTGCTCTGCACCTCGCTGCTCGGCGTGCTGGCCCAGCGCCTGGTGCGCGTGCTCTGCCCCCATTGCAAGGTCGAAACCCGCGCCGACGCCGCTGCCTGCGCCCAGCTGGGCCTGGCCCCGGACGCCGCGCCCCGGCTGTGGCAGCCGAGCGGTTGCCCGGCCTGCCAGCACAGCGGCTACCGGGGCCGCCAGGGCCTCTACGAACTGGTGCTGCTGGACGAAACCTTGCGCCAGCTGATCCACCAGGGCAGCGGCGAGGCCGACCTGGCACGCCATGCCCGCCAGCACGGGCCGAGCCTGTTCGCCGACGGCCGGGACAAGGTCCTGGCCGGCGTCACCAGCCTCGAAGAGCTGCTGCGCGTGACTCGGGAGGATTGA
- the gspF gene encoding type II secretion system inner membrane protein GspF: protein MAAYEYLAMDTGGGKQRGVQEADSERQARQLLRERQLVPLRLRLAKGSRSAGGKPSGRGLGAAELALLTRQLATLVQAALPLEEVLAAVAAQSEKRSQQAMVLAIRARVLEGHGLAQAMAGFPRAFPPLYRATVAAGERAGHLGQVLLQLADYTESRQAARQQVQLALLYPSILLLAAFGIVGFLLGFVVPDVVKVFIDSGQELPALTRGLIAASELLQHHGLALLLASAGGICALRLALRRPATRLAWHRLLLRLPLLGRLVRASDCTRFTSTLAILGRSGVPLVDALEIAAEVVANGQIRTGLKDVARAVREGGPLTRALERSGHFPPMMLYMIASGERSGELDAMLDRAARQQEAQLATRIAMLVGLFEPAMLVFMGASVLVIVLAILMPILSLNQLIA from the coding sequence ATGGCGGCCTACGAATACCTCGCCATGGATACAGGCGGTGGCAAGCAGCGCGGCGTGCAGGAAGCCGACAGCGAACGCCAGGCCCGCCAGCTGCTGCGTGAACGCCAGCTGGTGCCGCTGCGCCTGCGCCTGGCCAAGGGCAGCCGCAGCGCCGGTGGCAAGCCCTCCGGGCGTGGCCTGGGCGCCGCCGAACTGGCCCTGCTGACCCGCCAGCTGGCCACCCTGGTGCAGGCCGCCCTGCCCCTGGAGGAAGTGCTCGCCGCCGTCGCCGCGCAGTCGGAAAAGCGCAGCCAGCAGGCCATGGTGCTGGCCATCCGCGCGCGGGTGCTGGAGGGCCACGGCCTGGCCCAGGCGATGGCCGGCTTTCCCCGCGCCTTCCCGCCGCTGTACCGCGCCACCGTGGCAGCCGGCGAGCGCGCCGGGCACCTCGGCCAGGTGCTGCTGCAACTGGCCGACTACACCGAATCGCGCCAGGCTGCGCGCCAGCAGGTGCAACTGGCCCTGCTCTACCCGAGCATCCTGCTGCTGGCCGCCTTCGGCATCGTCGGCTTCCTGCTGGGCTTCGTGGTGCCGGACGTGGTCAAGGTGTTCATCGACAGCGGCCAGGAGCTGCCCGCGCTGACCCGCGGCCTGATCGCCGCCAGCGAACTGTTGCAACACCACGGCCTGGCCTTGCTGCTGGCCAGCGCCGGGGGCATCTGCGCCTTGCGCCTGGCCCTGCGCAGGCCCGCCACGCGGCTCGCCTGGCACCGTTTGCTGCTGCGCCTGCCGCTGCTCGGGCGCCTGGTGCGGGCCAGCGACTGCACGCGCTTCACCAGCACCCTGGCGATCCTCGGGCGCAGCGGCGTGCCCCTGGTGGATGCCCTGGAGATCGCCGCCGAAGTGGTGGCCAACGGGCAGATTCGGACCGGTCTGAAAGACGTCGCCCGCGCCGTGCGCGAAGGTGGCCCGCTGACACGGGCCCTGGAACGCAGCGGCCACTTCCCGCCGATGATGCTTTACATGATCGCCAGCGGTGAACGCTCCGGCGAACTGGACGCCATGCTCGACCGCGCCGCGCGCCAGCAGGAAGCGCAACTGGCCACCCGCATCGCCATGCTGGTGGGCCTGTTCGAGCCGGCGATGCTCGTGTTCATGGGCGCCAGCGTGCTGGTGATCGTGCTGGCGATCCTCATGCCCATCCTCAGCCTCAACCAACTCATCGCCTGA
- the gspG gene encoding type II secretion system major pseudopilin GspG produces MHSKRSQAGFTLIEIMVVVVILGVLAALVVPQIMSRPDQAKVTAARADINAIAMALDIYKLDNHGYPGTQQGLDALVSKPSGSPPARNWNPDGYLKRLPVDPWGNPYQFITPGSQGKAYDLFSFGADGRAGGDGLNADIGNWDR; encoded by the coding sequence ATGCACAGCAAACGCAGCCAAGCAGGCTTCACCCTTATCGAGATCATGGTCGTGGTGGTCATCCTCGGCGTGCTCGCCGCCCTGGTGGTGCCGCAGATCATGAGCCGCCCCGACCAGGCCAAGGTCACCGCCGCGCGCGCCGACATCAACGCCATCGCCATGGCCCTGGACATCTACAAGCTCGACAACCACGGCTACCCCGGCACCCAGCAAGGCCTCGATGCGCTGGTGAGCAAGCCCAGCGGCAGCCCGCCGGCGCGCAACTGGAACCCCGACGGCTACCTCAAGCGCCTGCCCGTGGACCCCTGGGGCAACCCCTACCAGTTCATCACCCCCGGCAGCCAGGGCAAGGCCTACGACCTGTTCTCCTTCGGCGCCGACGGCCGCGCCGGCGGCGATGGCCTCAACGCCGACATCGGCAACTGGGATCGCTGA
- the gspH gene encoding type II secretion system minor pseudopilin GspH: protein MNRARGFTLLEILVVILLIGLVAGLAGLAQGDHGGQQARREAERLRVLIALLREDALLAQRQFGLRVDADGYAVQRLEPNGRWAPAPGYRPQHLAEPLRLRMEAAEDAAQLGNAPGGSAPQLLVLSSDEISPFTLYLELRGKPLLTLASDGLEEVRIETL from the coding sequence ATGAACCGCGCGCGGGGCTTCACCCTGCTGGAGATCCTCGTGGTCATCCTGCTGATCGGCCTGGTGGCGGGATTGGCCGGCCTGGCCCAGGGCGACCACGGCGGCCAGCAGGCACGCCGCGAGGCCGAGCGCCTGCGCGTGCTGATCGCCCTGCTGCGCGAGGATGCGCTGCTCGCCCAGCGCCAGTTCGGCCTGCGCGTGGACGCCGACGGCTACGCCGTGCAGCGCCTGGAGCCCAACGGCCGCTGGGCCCCCGCTCCCGGTTACCGCCCGCAGCACCTGGCCGAGCCCCTGCGCTTGCGCATGGAAGCCGCCGAGGATGCCGCGCAGCTGGGCAATGCACCCGGGGGCAGCGCGCCGCAGTTGCTGGTGCTCTCCAGCGACGAGATCTCACCCTTCACCCTGTACCTGGAGCTGCGCGGCAAGCCGCTGCTGACCCTGGCCAGCGATGGCCTGGAAGAGGTGCGCATTGAAACGCTGTGA
- the gspI gene encoding type II secretion system minor pseudopilin GspI, with amino-acid sequence MKRCEGFTLLEVMVALAIFATLSVALYSAAGHIAGNNAGLTERSLAQWLADNRLNELRAGMREPQRGYRQERIAFAGRQWLLGTEVSAAPDPRLLEVKVDVAVPNDPPLTRALLSGFIEAPR; translated from the coding sequence TTGAAACGCTGTGAGGGCTTCACCCTGCTGGAGGTGATGGTCGCCCTGGCCATCTTCGCCACCCTCTCCGTGGCGCTGTACAGCGCCGCCGGGCATATCGCCGGCAACAACGCCGGGCTCACCGAGCGCAGCCTCGCCCAGTGGCTGGCGGACAACCGCCTCAATGAGCTGCGCGCGGGCATGCGCGAGCCACAACGCGGCTACCGCCAGGAGCGCATCGCCTTCGCCGGCCGCCAATGGCTGCTGGGTACCGAGGTCAGCGCCGCCCCCGACCCGCGCCTGCTGGAGGTAAAGGTGGACGTGGCGGTGCCCAACGACCCACCGCTGACCCGCGCGCTGCTCAGCGGCTTCATCGAGGCGCCGCGATGA